From the Primulina tabacum isolate GXHZ01 chromosome 15, ASM2559414v2, whole genome shotgun sequence genome, one window contains:
- the LOC142527255 gene encoding stem-specific protein TSJT1-like: MLAIFHRAFSNPPQELNSPASHQCSRKPKLPEETLREFVSALPANAFSMNFGDAAVLAYVGTDYYSGLHHNHRLFCGYDDIYCVFTGSLNNLCEQIKQYGLSKNANEAMLVIEAYRTLRDRGPYPADQVIKDLDGSFAFVVYDSKIGTVFTALGSDGGVKLYWGIAADGSVVISDDLEVIKAGCAKSFAPFPAGCIFHSEGGLMSFEHPMNKLRPMQRVDSEGVICGANFKVDSYSRVNSIPRVGSETNWVEWNTQSS, from the exons ATGTTAGCCATATTTCACAGGGCCTTTTCGAATCCACCCCAAGAACTCAACAGCCCGGCATCCCACCAGTGTTCGAGAAAGCCCAAGCTCCCAGAAGAAACCCTCCGTGAATTCGTGTCTGCACTCCCCGCAAACGCTTTCTCGATGAATTTCGGAGACGCTGCTGTTCTTGCTTACGTTGGAACAGATTATTATTCTGGTCTCCACCACAACCATAG GTTGTTCTGTGGGTACGATGACATATACTGTGTTTTCACCGGGAGTTTGAACAATTTGTGCGAGCAAATCAAACAGTATGGATTATCGAAAAATGCAAACGAAGCCATGCTGGTGATTGAGGCATACAGAACACTTCGAGACCGTGGTCCGTATCCGGCGGATCAGGTTATTAAAGATCTGGACGGAAGCTTTGCTTTCGTTGTTTATGATAGTAAAATCGGAACTGTTTTCACGGCACTA GGCTCTGATGGTGGAGTGAAGCTGTATTGGGGCATTGCAGCAGATGGTTCTGTGGTGATCTCTGATGATTTAGAGGTGATCAAAGCAGGCTGTGCTAAGTCATTTGCTCCATTTCCAGCGG GTTGTATATTTCATAGCGAAGGAGGACTAATGAGCTTCGAACATCCGATGAACAAGCTCCGGCCAATGCAAAGGGTGGATAGCGAAGGAGTAATTTGTGGGGCTAATTTCAAGGTTGATTCGTACAGCAGAGTTAACAGCATTCCCCGTGTTGGAAGTGAGACCAATTGGGTTGAATGGAATACACAAAGCTCGTGA
- the LOC142527254 gene encoding beta-glucosidase 18-like, with protein sequence MKKNTTTCGACRSLILLLLAIVTVESSTGDNFDIKRSDFPDGFLFGTATSAYQIEGAYLEDGSGPSNWDHFAAVGGNLSTGDNGYIPDDYYHRYMEDIEIMHSLGVNAYRFSISWSRVLPKGKFGEVNQAAIIFYNKIIDNILLRGIQPFVTIHHFDYPQELEDRYGGWLSPLMQEDFVYFAEICFKNFADRVKHWATINEPNLFVEMAYVRAAFPPARCSPPYGNCAQGNSDVEPLTAVHNMLLAHAKASKLYGEQFKLEVNGMIGIIVSAFMYIPLTDNKEDKEAAKRALAFNVAWILDPVVFGDYPPEMRRYHGNELPKFSSDERALLRDSIDFIGINHYSTLYAKDCIYSSCICNDSRCTKGSDRPLRGFVSTFGERNGVPIGEPTGMLRFFVVPKGMEGIVLYVKERYHNKAIFVTENGYSSPDNEDESYQHDVKRINFHKSYLYYLARAISNGADVRGYFIWTLMDDFEWASGYNLKFGLYRIHHPTLNRIPKLSAGWYRDFLSNTSSNDVESSDYILSDERHPAY encoded by the exons atgaagaaaaatacGACAACTTGCGGCGCCTGCCGCTCCTTAATTCTGCTTCTACTGGCAATTGTAACTGTCGAGTCCTCCACCGGCGACAACTTTGACATCAAAAGATCGGATTTTCCAGATGGGTTTCTCTTCGGGACGGCCACTTCTGCGTATCAA ATCGAAGGAGCATATCTTGAAGATGGTAGCGGTCCAAGTAACTGGGATCATTTTGCCGCTGTTGGAG gcAATTTATCGACGGGGGACAACGGTTATATACCTGACGATTATTACCATCGGTACATG GAAGACATTGAGATAATGCACTCTCTTGGGGTTAACGCTTACCGATTCTCAATTTCTTGGAGCAGAGTTCTTCCTA AAGGAAAGTTTGGGGAGGTTAACCAAGCCGCTATCATCTTCTATAACAAAATTATTGATAACATCCTACTTAGAG GAATTCAGCCTTTTGTGACTATTCACCACTTTGACTATCCTCAAGAACTTGAAGACAGATATGGGGGCTGGCTCAGTCCTTTAATGCA GGAAGACTTCGTCTATTTTGCTGAAATATGTTTCAAGAATTTTGCGGACCGAGTGAAGCATTGGGCTACAATAAACGAGCCAAACTTATTTGTCGAAATGGCTTACGTAAGGGCAGCATTTCCCCCTGCTCGTTGTTCGCCGCCATATGGAAACTGTGCCCAAGGAAATTCAGATGTCGAGCCTTTGACTGCCGTTCACAATATGTTGCTGGCCCACGCCAAAGCTTCAAAACTGTATGGAGAGCAGTTTAAG TTGGAAGTTAATGGTATGATCGGCATCATTGTCAGTGCGTTTATGTACATACCACTGACTGACAATAAGGAAGACAAAGAAGCTGCAAAGAGGGCCTTGGCTTTTAATGTTGCCTG GATTTTGGATCCTGTTGTATTCGGCGACTATCCTCCAGAAATGAGACGATATCATGGAAACGAATTGCCAAAGTTTTCTTCAGATGAAAGGGCACTTCTACGTGATAGTATTGACTTTATTGGGATAAACCATTATAGCACATTGTATGCTAAGGATTGTATCTATTCGAGTTGCATCTGCAATGATTCTAGATGCACTAAAGGTAGCGACCGTCCACTCCGAGGATTTGTGTCCACTTTTGGAGAGCGCAATGGTGTTCCCATTGGAGAACCT ACAGGAATGCTCCGATTTTTCGTGGTTCCAAAAGGCATGGAAGGTATTGTGTTGTATGTTAAGGAGAGATACCATAACAAGGCCATTTTTGTGACTGAGAATG GTTATTCTTCCCCGGACAACGAAGATGAAAGCTACCAACACGACGTGAAACGCATTAACTTTCATAAATCGTACCTATATTATCTTGCTAGAGCTATAAG TAATGGGGCTGATGTGCGAGGATATTTTATATGGACCTTGATGGATGATTTTGAATGGGCAAGTGGATACAACTTGAAATTTGGATTGTACCGAATCCATCATCCAACATTAAACAGAATTCCAAAACTATCTGCTGGTTGGTATAGAGATTTCTTGAGCAATACTAGCTCTAATGACGTTGAATCCTCTGATTATATATTGTCTGACGAGAGACACCCAGCATATTAG
- the LOC142527466 gene encoding CBS domain-containing protein CBSX5-like — protein MAVRLLGYEVVDLCLGKPPLRSLSAGATVSDALTVLKTSGDNFISVWSCDHRSNKRNLECVCVGKVCMVDIVCYLCKEDNLCSPGLALKSPVSVLLSKDQGSVKHVEPSSSLLDTIDLILQGAQNLVVPIESNATTHSSKRKQLQKVSPLPICATSHNGQEFCWLTQEDVIRFLLSSIGLFSPIPTLSIDSLGIITHEFLAVNYHSPASSAVGAISQSLLEQTSVAVLDDDGILIGELSPFTLTSCDETVAAAITTLSAGELMSYIDCGGPPEEVLRVVQARLKERKLEAMLEEIMTDSDSVNSFSSSSSDEELHSPTTTLSRSCRYSRSSSYSSRRSSSYSARMVRRAEAIVCHPGSSLVAVMIQAIAHRVNYVWVIEDDCSVVGIVTFANMLKIFRQNFDFTI, from the exons ATGGCAGTTCGTTTGTTGGGTTATGAGGTGGTTGATCTGTGCCTTGGAAAGCCGCCGCTTCGCTCCCTCTCCGCTGGCGCTACCGTCTCCGACGCGCTCACCGTCTTAAAGACCTCGGGGGATAACTTCATAAGCGTCTGGAGTTGCGACCACCGTTCGAATAAGAGAAATCTGGAGTGCGTTTGTGTGGGGAAAGTGTGCATGGTGGATATAGTATGCTATCTTTGTAAGGAAGATAATCTGTGTTCGCCGGGTTTGGCTTTGAAATCTCCGGTTTCCGTCTTGCTGTCAAAAGATCAGGGCTCGGTGAAGCACGTGGAACCTTCTTCCAG TTTACTTGATACCATCGATCTGATCCTCCAAGGTGCTCAGAATCTTGTTGTCCCTATAGAGAGCAACGCCACAACCCATTCATCGAAGAGAAAGCAGCTCCAGAAAGTATCACCATTACCAATCTGTGCAACAAGTCACAACGGCCAAGAATTCTGCTGGTTAACACAAGAAGACGTGATCCGGTTCCTCCTCAGTTCAATTGGCCTATTCTCTCCCATTCCCACCCTCTCCATCGACAGCCTAGGTATTATAACCCACGAATTCTTGGCCGTAAACTACCATTCCCCTGCCTCATCGGCAGTGGGGGCCATTTCCCAATCCTTGCTTGAACAAACCTCGGTGGCAGTACTCGACGATGATGGGATCTTGATTGGCGAATTATCGCCCTTCACCCTCACCAGCTGTGATGAGACTGTGGCGGCAGCCATTACAACCCTCTCGGCCGGTGAACTCATGTCATACATCGACTGTGGCGGCCCACCGGAGGAAGTCCTGAGGGTTGTGCAGGCGAGGTTGAAGGAGAGAAAACTCGAGGCCATGCTCGAAGAAATCATGACTGATTCTGATAGTGTTAATTCCTTTAGTTCATCTTCATCCGATGAGGAGCTACACTCCCCCACCACGACATTGTCGAGGTCGTGCCGGTATAGCAGGTCTAGCAGCTATTCATCCCGCAGGTCTAGCAGCTATTCAGCCCGGATGGTAAGACGGGCTGAGGCGATCGTGTGCCATCCAGGAAGTTCTTTGGTTGCAGTGATGATCCAGGCTATCGCACATCGGGTGAATTACGTCTGGGTGA